The following coding sequences lie in one Apium graveolens cultivar Ventura chromosome 3, ASM990537v1, whole genome shotgun sequence genomic window:
- the LOC141714083 gene encoding uncharacterized protein LOC141714083, with the protein MDGENQNNNENQGNNDEGGNVFDQLAETLAVLVNQQPKPNIVSQFKRLNPPTFDGATDPAIVEMWIQEMEKAFGLLGSNEEQKVTLAVYQLQGSAYDWWLMEKRKNETTNLEENHEPYTWAKFKKALEDKYFPRTVRLQKERDFIRLQQGGRTVIEYEAEFAKLAKYASTLVADESSRARRLEEGLRSDIRNSVASFELQTYEAVLNKALVIERGLAESEKASGSWNKRRFTQTSGQSFQGGPLKKPHVYDNIGGQGDRETCTRCGKNHPDKVCRWNTGACFHCGEVGHKISNCPHNPPPPPRKEADNKMGKGRVFQLTGNDNYRN; encoded by the coding sequence ATGGATGGAGAAAATCAGAACAACAATGAAAATCAGGGCAATAATGATGAAGGAGGAAACGTCTTTGACCAGCTGGCTGAAACTCTAGCTGTACTTGTGAATCAGCAACCGAAGCCCAACATCGTCTCTCAATTCAAGCGTTTGAACCCGCCAACTTTTGATGGAGCTACAGACCCGGCTATCGTTGAGATGTGGATCcaagagatggaaaaagctttcGGACTTCTGGGGAGCAATGAGGAACAGAAGGTGACCTTAGCTGTGTACCAATTGCAAGGAAGCGCTTACGACTGGTGGCTTATGGAAAAGAGGAAGAATGAGACGACAAATCTTGAAGAAAATCATGAACCGTACACTTGGGCAAAGTTCAAGAAGGCTTTAGAGGACAAGTACTTTCCGAGAACAGTTCGTCTGCAGAAAGAGAGGGACTTCATTCGACTTCAACAAGGTGGAAGAACCGTCATTGAATACGAAGCAGAATTTGCAAAGCTTGCGAAGTACGCGTCGACCCTAGTAGCAGATGAGAGCAGTCGAGCACGAAGATTAGAGGAGGGACTTCGAAGTGACATCAGGAATTCAGTGGCGTCGTTTGAACTTCAGACGTACGAGGCTGTCCTCAACAAGGCGTTAGTGATCGAAAGGGGCTTGGCAGAATCTGAAAAGGCGTCTGGCAGTTGGAATAAGAGGCGGTTCACTCAAACTAGTGGGCAATCTTTTCAAGGGGGACCACTCAAGAAGCCACACGTGTACGATAACATCGGGGGTCAAGGTGATCGAGAGACGTGTACCAGGTGCGGCAAGAATCATCCGGACAAAGTCTGTCGTTGGAATACAGGTGCTTGTTTTCATTGCGGAGAAGTAGGACATAAGATTTCGAATTGTCCGCACAATCCGCCACCGCCACCAAGGAAGGAAGCAGATAACAAGATGGGCAAAGGACGTGTGTTTCAGCTGACAGGAAATGACAACTATCGCAATTAA
- the LOC141712082 gene encoding large ribosomal subunit protein eL37z — MGKAGKGTGSFGKRRNKTHTLCVRCGRRSFHLQKSRCSACAYPAARIRKYNWSEKAIRRKTTGTGRMRYLRHVPRRFKSNFREGTQATPRSKGTAPAS, encoded by the exons ATG GGTAAGGCAGGTAAAGGAACAGGAAGCTTTGGTAAGAGGAGGAACAAAACACACACACTGTGTGTACGATGTGGTCGGCGCAGCTTTCATCTCCAGAAGAGCCGTTGCTCCGCTTGCGCTTATCCTGCTGCTCGTATTCGCAAAT ACAACTGGAGTGAGAAGGCCATTCGAAGGAAGACAACCGGAACTGGTCGTATGAGGTACCTCCGCCATGTTCCCCGCAGATTCAAGTCCAACTTCAGAGAAG GTACCCAAGCAACCCCCCGAAGCAAGGGAACTGCCCCAGCatcttaa